ACCCCGGTTTCTGCGCCGATGCCCATTTCTACTGGAGTACTTCCCTAGTTTTATCGTTTTTAAGACACTGGAGGATTGCGTCACCTGGGCGGTGGCTACCGCCGGTGCTGTCCCAGAAGCAGGGCCGGCCCTGTGTTTCGGAAGGCCCTAGACGAACTCGACGACATGGGCCCCTATGTCCTAAGTCCTAAGACAATATATATGTATGCGTGTGTTATATATATAACTTATTATAAAAAGTAACTTTCAATTACACATCTTTAGTTTTAAGTATGAGTATAATAATTCAAATGACTCCATTGAAAACAATAATAACCAAATTCGAACCGACTCCATAAAAAACAATGGTACTAAAAAGATCGCAAAATGAAAGTAATATGACATGATTACCTCAAATAAGAATGAAATTAGACTGACATCAACATTGCTTGAAGATGTAAAGAAGTTATTCAAAGAACCCTTCAGTGCTAGAATTTTGAGAtcactttctttctttttcctcttttttcagCACCCGACAACTGCTTCTTCTTAGGTAAAATGGCAGGCTAATGTCCTAAAATCATGAAGAAAAGATCAAAAGAGGATACAAAGAATTAGAAATTTATACATGGATGATTGGAACCCTAGACATGTACATAGAATGACAAAAAATTGATAGATTGAATTACAATGCGTACATACTAAATAAAGAATAAATAACCTGCTACTGAGATTGTCAAATTGAGGTTTGGGGATGGACAGGGATGCGTACTTCTTGCCGTATTGCCGTACTTCTTGACTTCTTGACTTCCAGTCGGTGCCGGATGCCGGATGGCTGATTGGCCGGGCTGCCGCCTGCCTGCCGGACTGctgtggcggcgacggcgagccgGCGAGGCGAGGGCAGGGCGACGCGGCAAGGCAAGGCGCCGAGCGACGGATCGAGTGAGAAGGCCGACGGGCGTGAGTCAAGGCGCCGTTTAGGCTTCGCCTACGCGTACGTATCCATCAGCGATTCAGCGACAGGCCTGATCAGCGATCGCTAGCTATATCTGGGCCGCCCAGCACATCANNNNNNNNNNNNNNNNNNNNNNNNNNNNNNNNNNNNNNNNNNNNNNNNNNNNNNNNNNNNNNNNNNNNNNNNNNNNNNNNNNNNNNNNNNNNNNNNNNNNNNNNNNNNNNNNNNNNNNNNNNNNNNNNNNNNNNNNNNNNNNNNNNNNNNNNNNNNNNNNNNNNNNNNNNNNNNNNNNNNNNNNNNNNNNNNNNNNNNNNNNNNNNNNNNNNNNNNNNNNNNNNNNNNNNNNNNNNNNNNNNNNNNNNNNNNNNNNNNNNNNNNNNNNNNNNNNNNNNNNNNNNNNNNNNNNNNNNNNNNNNNNNNNNNNNNNNNNNNNNNNNNNNNNNNNNNNNNNNNNNNNNNNACGTAGGTGATGCTCACCGCCAACGTCGCGAGAAGCATCAGCACCACCTTGCGGAGCCGTTCTTCCGCTTTCATCTTCTTATGGGCTTCCACCACTATCTCGTCCCTGGAGCCAGAGCTCCGTCGGTCCATCAACTTGAGAACCATGATGTAGATGAAGAAGGTGGCCACCAGCACCGCGGAGTAGACGGTGGAGATCTTGTCCCGGCGTGTTCCGGCAGTGTATGCGCCCGCGAGGCTGAGGAGGTCCAGCACCATGACGGTCCGCAGCGGCTTGACCTCGAAGGCGACCCAGATGACATTCTCCTTGTCCTTCCCCTGTTTGTCGTGCTGTACAGCcaagatgaggatgaggacgatgaCCAGAAGCAAGGCGGCAAAGGCGGTGGCGTTGCAGTAGAAGAAGGCGAGGTAGCGGTGGTAGTAGGTGTTGTGGATGATGGGGTCGCCCGGCGAATCGGCCATCACGGGCGCCCTCCTACCATTTGCCCCGGGTGGGTTGAAGCCCGAGGCGTACGTGACGGTGACCACCAGGGTGGCCAGCAGCAGGAGGTACTTCCGCAGCCTGTACTCCCATGGCTGGTCGCCGGCCTGATCCATAGCCGGCTGCAGTCACTGCAGGGACGACGCTACACCACTCTGTGAACAAGTGTGCTTCGTATCTTTTTCTTTTTGACAAACAAGTGTGCGTCGTCTCAATTATTATGATGCCGTAGAATGGAGAATGGCaaccatgagagagagagagagttgggtgATTATAAGACGACCTTGAAGAAGAGAAAAATAACacatatttttgttttgttttagatCAGTTATCTGCGGAGCAAGCGCCCGGTCCTCATCATTTCCATTGGAACGGAGGACAGTGGTAGTACAATGTCTGGTGTGAAACAGCAGGGCCATAACAGTTATGACGGACGGAAATGTCAGCTTCTCATTGACTGACGCATCGTCCAACCATACATGCAGATAGAGAgagggcaaaatttcgtgttttgaccattTTCTGATATCTATTCGAGATCTGACCCTAGTTTAAAAAAATTACGAGATCTGACCTTTTTGCTACAGCCAGGGTCCATGACGGTAGGGTGCAACAGCCTACCGCAAGGGACCTTGACGGTAGGAAACATCCCTACCGCCAAACAGAATGGCGGTAGCATGTacaaccctaccgccaaggtgcTCGGCGGTAGGCACGAGACGCACTGTATTCAATACTTAGCAAAATTCAcggtagggcatgcaaccctaccgccagggaccttggcgttaGGCAGTTATATCCTACCGCCATGgaccctggcggtagcaaaagggccAGATCTCGAAACTTTTTAAACTAGGGTCAGATCTCGAATAGGTATcgaaaaagggtcaaaacatgaaatttagcctagctagagagggcaTCAGATTCAGACGGAGAGACCGACAGGCCCTGATCCTTCCAGCTTGCGGGCAACGATAAAGTGCACTGGGCACGGCCGTGCAACCGGACTCGGTTTGGTGCGGTGCGTCCGTTCGTGCAGGTGATTTGCTACCGTGGCGCTTTCTATGGCGCGGCACGATGATGCCCAGAGGATGATGTCACGTGCCCGCCATAAGGATGATGTCACAACCAAACCAATAGGATGAGAAATTGAGAAGTTCTCTTTTTTCTCTTGTCAGTGCTTTGTTCCATTCGTCTGTGTGTTTCAGTCTGCATGCAAAAACTACTCCAGCAGTGAGGGTGCTGGTTGCATttgaaagaaaaaaaggccaagtTCTTATGTTTACAAACCGGGGAAAGATAAGCATGATAACATCATAAGATTAGAAGCTAATTTCGGAATAAGGAAAAAAATCTTCTTGTTTAAACCGTTTGTTCGATTTACGGGATTTTTATTGTTAGTTTCGTACTATTAGCTGTACACCCATGGCTGGTGGCCGCGCTGATCCATTGCCGGCTGCCGGACGTCTTAATTAGTGCCATGCTGTAGGATGGAGAATGGCCACCATCGAAGAGACAGGTTGGGAAAGTTGTGTGATTATTAAACGACCTGGTGAACTTGAAGAAGAGAGGGAAAAAATCACATATTTTTGTGTTAGATCAGAGGATATCTGGCTAGGGAACAAGCACCCGGGCCTCATCAGTTATTCATTTTCATTGGAACGGAGGCCAGTAGTACTGGTGTGAAACACACAGCAGGGCCACACCAGTTTGACGGACAAAAAAGTACTAtcttcgttccataatgtagttcattttttttgaaaagtcaacCATTACAAACTTTGACTAAGTTTGTGAACAAAAATATTTATATGTAGAATGCCAAACATATACCATTGATTCATCATATGACGTGGTTCCATATTTTATATATTTTGTATTGTAGATATGAATATTTTTTTCTATATAAACTTTGTCAAAATTTATAAAATTTGATTTTTAGAagaatctatatgcactacattgtgTAATGGGGGAGTACGTCATTGCGTGACGCATAGACCGCCCGTGCTCCATGTGGCATGTAGGGTAACATCGACAGAGATGCCATCATTGCCGCCGAACTTGGATGCTTTTGGGTTGAGGGGACCTCCGTCCTCCGATCCCTGGCGGAGAGAGTACCATTTTATTACAAGCTTTATGGGCCTCGGGGTTGGGCCTGCTAAGCAGTTATTCGAAGTAAACTTTCGGTGTAAGGTATTACATTGAAGAAAAAGATTTTCTGCATAGCATGCCTAGGCCTAAGGTGTTGGTATCTCAGACGATCCAGCTCAGCCACGTAGGTCAGATCAGGTGtctgttggtcgtagtgacatagATTTTGACATGCCCGTATCATTATCTCGCCGCTCGGAAGAAGAGCCATCGGATGCACCAACTCTGTGATAGAGAGGCAATACCTATGCTCCCATCGCGAGCTCAAGCCATTATCTTCCACCAACGTCCAGATCTTTAGAGGTTGCCCAGGCGGCTTGCTGCTGCTGAAAGCAGTCAGGCATAGCTCACCGTGCATCTCATCCAGCAAGAAGGATTCGTCGAGGGCGGGGTCCAAAGAACCAGGTAGACGGGTGATGCTGAAACTCTCATCTTCCAAGCTAAAGCGAAGGAGGCCATGTGGACGTGGCTTGATATGGCGCTGGTCGATGATCCAAAACAAGGCACCGTTGGCGAATACGGCGGTTATCCATTCTGCGACAGGGTATGGCGGATCAGACGCCGTTTCCCTCCAAGAGGTTGAAGAACCACCGATGGTGAACACTTCCATTCCCATGAGGTAGATGCCGGTGAGAGGATCTCTAGAGCGGTAGAAGGCCCGAACTACCTTGTGCATGCCGGTGCAAGGATCTAGACCAAGCCCTACCGGAAGGCAGACAATCTGCTCTCGTATCTTATTGCGGTCACTGTCCGGCAGCGTCATGGTGTCCCTGGTTGCAGGATTGAAGAGGTAGACGTAGGTGTCGGTGGGGGCAATCACCAGGCCATCGCAGTGCGCAAAGTAGCATACCGAATTAAACTCGGCATGGAAGTCGCCACCATGCATGAACCTTGCCTCAGAGGCACCTTTCTGCCACTGGTAGAAGCCAATGTTTGTGGAGAAGGTGGTCGGCCAACTCTCGTCTTCCATAACATAGTCAAGCGTGTGAGGGGTGATGAGCAACGATGGGTTCTGCTTCCATTTCAAGGCCGAGTGCTGGAGGTGTGAGCGGATGAAGAAGGGGTCAGAGATGATTGCGCGCCATGCCTTGCTTACAGACTTGAACCGCAGGAGCGACTTGACGGGCAAGCGAAGCAAGATCTCACCAACAAGCTCGTCCAGCAGCTCGTCCGGAGGCGCCCTAGTTTTCTTCCTCTTCATGCAAGTGTTCAAGTCCATGACGTACATGCAGTAAGAGCCAAAGTATACGAAGCTCAATAATTAGTAACGATTGTTGAAACTCGCTCATACGAATCAATCACATCAAATCACGACGAACATGCACATAAAAAAGTGATAGCCAAGAGCATGTGTcgtgccttctcttctctctttatttctgttttcttcaCGTTACAAATCTTGCACCTCTGACCGCGTATATATAAGCTGACCAGCGACCGACCTAACAAGCCTAAACCTATACGTGCATGACTCCGAATAGAACTCCAATGACCACACAGACACAATTTTCCTGAACAAATCACCGGGGACGCTGATCACGCTATTAATCCTAACCGGACCCAACACATCGATTCCTTGTACAAGTAGGACTTCTAATTACCGGCAACCTCGATCGCATAGCTAACCTGACTCAACCAGGACTCCTACTCAGACTTGAACCGACTTGAACCAGTACTCGGTACTAATCAACACGTAGGTACGTTTGGATAGGTGCAAACGTGCTTGTAGTTCATATATTTGGTGCACTTTTATAAGACCTATACGTATTATGACCTTATATTTTGACTATCTTTTTGAGTAATAAAATATTAGTTATATATGTCACTAAAAGTACATCAATGAATTTTCTAGTTTagagcgaaccaacctgtggttggatggttagagggagtgggaggagacgttctcgtcgatgacgaggtgcctacggtgacttcataaatttcaatatgatatgtcggctcagtctttcggaggtgctcatagggataggggtagggtgtgcgtgtgtgcgttcatagggataagtgtatgcgcgtgtatatgagcttATAGTTTGACCATCTTTTTGAGTAATACAGTATAAAATATTTATGTCACTAAAAGTACATCATTGAATTTCCTATTTTAGAGAAGTTTGTTgatgattttcttttcttttcctttcttttcttttctttttgagtaATAAAATATTAGTTATATATGTCATTTTGTACTTCTGTTTTCCATAAAAGGAATACCTTTCTTAAAAAGTGTGAACATTTCAAAAAAAAAGGACATTTTTCTAATGTGTGAAATTTTAAAAAATGCGTGCACATTTTTAAAATGCGTTTTTCAATAAAATTGCGCAAACCCATGCCCACAAAAAGGAAGACACCTGAAATATTTGCTAAAATGAATAGCGCATACAACCAAGTATATGTACAGCCCGCAATAACCACTTTTTACCCATGAAAATCAACCACAATCTCTATCCACATGGTAACAGGAAaccttttgaaaaaaaatcaagacCAAGTAACTAACAACACTACCACAACCTAGCAGCAAAATCAAGATCCACAACCGCAGCACCACTACGAGGCGAACACCACAACAACTCAACAGAgaataaataaaataaacaaaagGGAAAGAATGACCTACCGCGCCGGCCCAACAAGGACACAACGATTGAAAATCACATATTTTAGGGTTAGCTTTGACCATCAGTGTGAACAAAACATCCCTACAGTTACTAAGCTCCCAGGAATTGGAGGCCTGGGAGCGATCTGGTAAGGAAAATTGTGATGGACCCTGCCCGTCAGTTTAAGGCCTCGGTGTGGATCCTATGCAAATGCAACCGACGTTCTTCCTCTAGTCATACTTCTTTCCCCTCATTCGGTTGTAGAGGGCTGGTGGCCTTGCACCACGTAGTGTCAGGTCTCAGTTGCAGAGAGTTTATGAGGAGCAGGCCAAGCCATCTAGGATTGCTGGAGCTTCGCGACCCTTCTGGCCTTGCACCACGTAGCGTCAGGTCTCAGTTGCAGAGAGTTTATGAGGAGCGAGGAGCAGGCCAAACCATCCAGGATTGCTGGAGCTTCGCGACCGTGTAGGGCTCGCCGTCGGGGGAGGCGATGAGACTGAGGTCGCGGTCGCCCGGGTGGGTGATGAGCTCGAGCGTGTGGAGAAGAAGGGCGGAGTCGACGCCGGCATGGAGCATGAAGTAGCCCACGGCGATGGCGCCAGCCGAACTGCTGGTGGTTGGGGGTGTCGATGATGGTGGGGGTGGCGCGGCCTGGTCGGCGTGGAGGAGGAGAAGGCTATCGGAGGAGCAAGGACGGAGGGGAAGCTGTCGCGGGTGTGGCGGGATGGGAAGATGCGCGGGGGCTGGTGAGGAGCGTGATGCGCGGGTGCGCCGGTAGCGCGAGGTTGAACCGTTGAAGTGGGTGGCGCCCGGACCGGAGGGAGGTTGGCGGTGGCCGCAGCGACCGAGGGCACCCGCGGCTCTGCCCAGGATGGCCCCGTGAGGCAGCATACGCCATGTCGGCTAGGCTAGCTCGGTGCGTTGGTTGCTGTTCACGCGTGCGCGGCCTTGGTGGCGAGGTGAAATATGGTGGTGGCGTTGCCCCGGTAGGCGACGGGGTGGTATTTTATGTTGCTCAGTTGGTCATGCCGGGGTGAGGGAGTACGACGGGACAGGCGGCCGAGCGGCATGCATCGCACGGCCGAGGCAAAAGCGAGGTGCAACGCAGCCTTTGGTGCTGATTGGTAGGACGACATGCAACGGATGGACGAGTCCGCTCTGCCGCTGCTACAGGCACATCGGGAAGTCAGCCTTGGCTAACTTGGAGTTGGACTGGAATTCAAAGTTTCGAAAATTTAAAGCACCGAACCAAAAAAATTGGGTTATCAGCTGCAGCGAACAAATCAGTTGGACTGCAGAGACCGGACACTGTTTAATTCGATCGCCATCGTTTTCGTTTGCAGTTCTTTCGGTGATACGGAGGAGAGTTCTGCCATACTGTCATAGAGGCGCGCCCTATTTATGCCATTGCCAGATAAATCCATGGTGAACCTTCCATCTTCTCTTCCCTACCTGTCTCGCCTACCTGGTGGTATTGCCCTGTCTCGCCTACCTGGTGAACCTTCCATCTTCTCTTCCCTCTTG
Above is a window of Triticum aestivum cultivar Chinese Spring chromosome 6B, IWGSC CS RefSeq v2.1, whole genome shotgun sequence DNA encoding:
- the LOC123134837 gene encoding putative F-box protein At2g02030; amino-acid sequence: MYVMDLNTCMKRKKTRAPPDELLDELVGEILLRLPVKSLLRFKSVSKAWRAIISDPFFIRSHLQHSALKWKQNPSLLITPHTLDYVMEDESWPTTFSTNIGFYQWQKGASEARFMHGGDFHAEFNSVCYFAHCDGLVIAPTDTYVYLFNPATRDTMTLPDSDRNKIREQIVCLPVGLGLDPCTGMHKVVRAFYRSRDPLTGIYLMGMEVFTIGGSSTSWRETASDPPYPVAEWITAVFANGALFWIIDQRHIKPRPHGLLRFSLEDESFSITRLPGSLDPALDESFLLDEMHGELCLTAFSSSKPPGQPLKIWTLVEDNGLSSRWEHRYCLSITELVHPMALLPSGEIMIRACQNLCHYDQQTPDLTYVAELDRLRYQHLRPRHAMQKIFFFNVIPYTESLLRITA